From a region of the Takifugu flavidus isolate HTHZ2018 chromosome 18, ASM371156v2, whole genome shotgun sequence genome:
- the si:dkey-204f11.64 gene encoding guanine nucleotide-binding protein G(I)/G(S)/G(O) subunit gamma-5, which translates to MSNNSAATSSLAIAQKTVKQLRLEASVRRIKVSQAAADLKTFCLQNAHKDPLLTGVPSSDNPFRPPKSCVLL; encoded by the exons ATGTCCAACAACAGCGCCGCCACCAGCAGCCTAGCAATTGCCCAGAAGACCGTAAAACAGCTTCGTCTGGAGGCCAGTGTCCGGCGGATAAAG GTTTCCCAAGCTGCTGCAGATCTGAAGACCTTCTGTTTGCAAAATGCCCACAAAGACCCCCTGCTCACTGGGGTCCCCTCCAGTGATAACCCTTTCAGGCCTCCGAAGTCATGCGTCCTTCTCTGA
- the carm1 gene encoding histone-arginine methyltransferase CARM1 isoform X2, with the protein MAVSVFPGVRLLSIGDANGDIQRHSEQQPLRLEVKSTQDAALINLSNGEEASVFKCSVSRETECSRVGKQSFIITLGCNSVLLQFSSPADFQSFYNILKNCRGHHGERSVFSDRTEESSAVQYFQFYGYLSQQQNMMQDYVRTGTYQRAILQNHGDFKDKVVLDVGCGSGILSFFAVQAGARKVYAVEASTMAQHAEVLVNSNRLGERVAVIPGKVEEVTLPEQVDIIISEPMGYMLFNERMLESYLHAKKFLKPNGKMFPTIGDVHLAPFTDEQLYMEQFTKANFWYQPSFHGVDLSALRGAAVDEYFRQPIVDTFDIRILMAKSVKHTVNFLETKEDDLYRIEIPFKFHMMHSGLVHGLAFWFDVAFMGSSMTIWLSTAPTEPLTHWYQVRCLLQSPLFTKAGDTLSGTALLVANRRQSYDISIVAQVDQTGSKSSNLLDLKNPFFRYTGTTPNPPPGSHYTSPSENMWNTGSGYNMSQGMAVSGMPAAYDLSTVIGSGQSASHNNLIPLGSTTGQSGSSGSYYPVTNQFSMGGAAISMASPMVIPSNTVHYGS; encoded by the exons ATGGCGGTGTCGGTGTTCCCCGGCGTGCGGCTCCTGTCCATCGGAGACGCAAATGGAGACATACAGCGAcactcagagcagcagccactgCGGTTAGAAGTTAAGAGCACACAAGATGCCGCCCTCATCAATCTCTCCAATG GAGAGGAGGCGAGTGTGTTCAAGTGTTCCGTTTCCAGGGAGACCGAGTGCAGCCGTGTTGGGAAGCAGTCGTTCATCATCACATTAGGCTGCAACAgcgtcctgctgcagttctccTCACCTGCAG ACTTCCAGTCCTTTTATAACATCCTGAAAAACTGCCGTGGGCACCATGGTGAGCGCTCGGTCTTCAGTGACCGGACAGAAGAGTCCTCTGCTGTACAGTACTTCCAG TTTTATGGCTACCTCTCCCAGCAACAGAACATGATGCAGGACTACGTTCGGACAGGAACTTACCAGCGAGCAATTCTTCAGAACCACGGTGACTTCAAGGACAAG GTGGTTCTGGATGTGGGTTGCGGCTCAGGGATCCTCTCTTTCTTCGCAGTCCAAGCTGGTGCACGGAAAGTCTATGCTGTAGAGGCTAGCACCATGGCTCAACACGCCGAG GTGCTTGTGAACAGTAATCGTCTTGGAGAGCGCGTGGCGGTCATTCcagggaaggtggaggaggtgacgCTACCGGAGCAGGTTGATATCATCATCTCGGAGCCTATGGGCTACATGCTGTTCAACGAGCGCATGCTGGAGAGCTACCTGCATGCCAAGAAGTTCCTTAAACCCAATG GTAAAATGTTCCCAACTATCGGGGACGTCCACTTGGCCCCCTTCACAGACGAGCAGCTCTACATGGAGCAGTTCACCAAGGCAAACTTCTG GTACCAGCCCTCCTTCCATGGTGTTGACCTTTCTGCCCTCCGGGGGGCAGCTGTGGATGAGTATTTCCGTCAACCAATTGTG GACACATTTGATATACGTATTTTAATGGCCAAGTCAGTCAAACACACAGTTAACTTCCTGGAGACCAAAGAAGATGATCTTTACAG GATAGAGATTCCCTTTAAGTTCCACATGATGCACTCAGGTTTGGTGCATGGTCTTGCTTTCTGGTTCGATGTGGCGTTCATGGGATCATC GATGACAATATGGCTGTCCACGGCCCCCACGGAGCCCCTCACCCACTGGTACCAGGTACGCTGTCTGCTGCAGTCTCCTCTCTTCACCAAGGCTGGGGACACGCTGTCTGGCACTGCGCTGCTGGTGGCCAACCGGAG ACAAAGCTATGACATCAGTATTGTTGCCCAggtggatcagacaggatcaAAGTCCAGTAATCTCCTGGACTTGAAGAATCCCTTTTTCAG GTACACAGGCACCACTCCAAATCCCCCTCCTGGCTCACACTACACATCCCCATCTGAGAACATGTGGAACACAGGTTCTGGCTACAATATGAGTCAGGGGATGGCTGTATCAG GGATGCCTGCAGCTTATGACCTGAGCACAGTCATCGGCAGCGGGCAGTCAGCATCTCACAACAACCTCATCCCGCTGG GATCCACCACTGGCCAATCGGGCAGCAGCGGTTCATATTATCCGGTCACCAACCAGTTCAGCATGGGCGGCGCTGCCATTTCCATGGCCTCGCCGATGGTTATCCCCAGCAACACCGTACATTACGGCAGTTAA
- the carm1 gene encoding histone-arginine methyltransferase CARM1 isoform X1, giving the protein MAVSVFPGVRLLSIGDANGDIQRHSEQQPLRLEVKSTQDAALINLSNGEEASVFKCSVSRETECSRVGKQSFIITLGCNSVLLQFSSPADFQSFYNILKNCRGHHGERSVFSDRTEESSAVQYFQFYGYLSQQQNMMQDYVRTGTYQRAILQNHGDFKDKVVLDVGCGSGILSFFAVQAGARKVYAVEASTMAQHAEVLVNSNRLGERVAVIPGKVEEVTLPEQVDIIISEPMGYMLFNERMLESYLHAKKFLKPNGKMFPTIGDVHLAPFTDEQLYMEQFTKANFWYQPSFHGVDLSALRGAAVDEYFRQPIVDTFDIRILMAKSVKHTVNFLETKEDDLYRIEIPFKFHMMHSGLVHGLAFWFDVAFMGSSMTIWLSTAPTEPLTHWYQVRCLLQSPLFTKAGDTLSGTALLVANRRQSYDISIVAQVDQTGSKSSNLLDLKNPFFRYTGTTPNPPPGSHYTSPSENMWNTGSGYNMSQGMAVSGMPAAYDLSTVIGSGQSASHNNLIPLVNTGIVNHTHSRMGSIMSTGIVQGSTTGQSGSSGSYYPVTNQFSMGGAAISMASPMVIPSNTVHYGS; this is encoded by the exons ATGGCGGTGTCGGTGTTCCCCGGCGTGCGGCTCCTGTCCATCGGAGACGCAAATGGAGACATACAGCGAcactcagagcagcagccactgCGGTTAGAAGTTAAGAGCACACAAGATGCCGCCCTCATCAATCTCTCCAATG GAGAGGAGGCGAGTGTGTTCAAGTGTTCCGTTTCCAGGGAGACCGAGTGCAGCCGTGTTGGGAAGCAGTCGTTCATCATCACATTAGGCTGCAACAgcgtcctgctgcagttctccTCACCTGCAG ACTTCCAGTCCTTTTATAACATCCTGAAAAACTGCCGTGGGCACCATGGTGAGCGCTCGGTCTTCAGTGACCGGACAGAAGAGTCCTCTGCTGTACAGTACTTCCAG TTTTATGGCTACCTCTCCCAGCAACAGAACATGATGCAGGACTACGTTCGGACAGGAACTTACCAGCGAGCAATTCTTCAGAACCACGGTGACTTCAAGGACAAG GTGGTTCTGGATGTGGGTTGCGGCTCAGGGATCCTCTCTTTCTTCGCAGTCCAAGCTGGTGCACGGAAAGTCTATGCTGTAGAGGCTAGCACCATGGCTCAACACGCCGAG GTGCTTGTGAACAGTAATCGTCTTGGAGAGCGCGTGGCGGTCATTCcagggaaggtggaggaggtgacgCTACCGGAGCAGGTTGATATCATCATCTCGGAGCCTATGGGCTACATGCTGTTCAACGAGCGCATGCTGGAGAGCTACCTGCATGCCAAGAAGTTCCTTAAACCCAATG GTAAAATGTTCCCAACTATCGGGGACGTCCACTTGGCCCCCTTCACAGACGAGCAGCTCTACATGGAGCAGTTCACCAAGGCAAACTTCTG GTACCAGCCCTCCTTCCATGGTGTTGACCTTTCTGCCCTCCGGGGGGCAGCTGTGGATGAGTATTTCCGTCAACCAATTGTG GACACATTTGATATACGTATTTTAATGGCCAAGTCAGTCAAACACACAGTTAACTTCCTGGAGACCAAAGAAGATGATCTTTACAG GATAGAGATTCCCTTTAAGTTCCACATGATGCACTCAGGTTTGGTGCATGGTCTTGCTTTCTGGTTCGATGTGGCGTTCATGGGATCATC GATGACAATATGGCTGTCCACGGCCCCCACGGAGCCCCTCACCCACTGGTACCAGGTACGCTGTCTGCTGCAGTCTCCTCTCTTCACCAAGGCTGGGGACACGCTGTCTGGCACTGCGCTGCTGGTGGCCAACCGGAG ACAAAGCTATGACATCAGTATTGTTGCCCAggtggatcagacaggatcaAAGTCCAGTAATCTCCTGGACTTGAAGAATCCCTTTTTCAG GTACACAGGCACCACTCCAAATCCCCCTCCTGGCTCACACTACACATCCCCATCTGAGAACATGTGGAACACAGGTTCTGGCTACAATATGAGTCAGGGGATGGCTGTATCAG GGATGCCTGCAGCTTATGACCTGAGCACAGTCATCGGCAGCGGGCAGTCAGCATCTCACAACAACCTCATCCCGCTGG TGAACACAGGAATTGTAAACCACACTCACTCCAGGATGGGCTCCATCATGAGTACAGGAATTGTCCAAG GATCCACCACTGGCCAATCGGGCAGCAGCGGTTCATATTATCCGGTCACCAACCAGTTCAGCATGGGCGGCGCTGCCATTTCCATGGCCTCGCCGATGGTTATCCCCAGCAACACCGTACATTACGGCAGTTAA
- the yipf2 gene encoding protein YIPF2 codes for MSGPNDLQFQEFDEAAELLSADPGASTLSMSASPITPGVQDVRLDLSDNEEGQEESSELLGGQKPTGSFWTFEYYQSFFDVDTVQVLDRVKGSMMPLPGRNFVKHHLRNNPDLYGPFWICVTLVFSVAIGGNLSTFLSERGNPSYHYRPQFHRVSIAAVVIFLYAWLVPVCLWGFLTWRQGAERQIGGYSFLETMCVYGYSLFIYIPTSVLWIIPFEWLHWTLIVIAILISGSVLVLTFWPVVRDDTKVVAMATLATIVLLHTLLAIGCKLYFFQTAVATLGPVPTSPPVHTTLTTKHH; via the exons ATGTCGGGCCCAAATGATCTACAGTTTCAag AGTTTGATGAAGCGGCAGAGCTGTTGTCTGCAGACCCGGGAGCCTCAACCCTCTCCATGTCTGCCTCGCCCATTACACCAGGGGTACAGGATGTCAGACTGGACCTTTCAGACAATGAGGAGGGTCAGGAGGAGAGTTCAGAG CTTTTAGGAGGACAGAAACCAACTGGCAGCTTTTGGACTTTTGAGTATTATCAGTCTTTCTTCGACGTGGACACAGTCCAA GTCCTGGACCGAGTCAAGGGCTCCATGATGCCATTACCTGGAAGAAACTTTGTTAAACACCACCTTAGGAATAATCCAGATCTATATG GTCCATTCTGGATTTGCGTGACCTTGGTTTTCTCAGTCGCCATCGGGGGGAACCTGTCCACATTCCTCAGTGAAAGGGGGAACCCTTCGTACCACTACAGACCACAGTTTCACAGAG TGTCGATAGCTGCGGTAGTCATCTTCCTGTATGCCTGGCTGGTCCCAGTTTGTTTATGGGGTTTCCTGACCTGGCGTCAAGGGGCTGAGAGGCAGATTGGAGGCTACTCCTTTCTGGAGACGATGTGCGTCTATGGATACTCGCTCTTCATCTACATTCCCACCTCG gttctgtggATAATTCCGTTTGAATGGTTGCACTGGACGCTGATCGTAATTGCCATCCTGATCTCAGGCTCAGTATTGGTGCTCACCTTCTGGCCCGTTGTCCGTGACGACACCAAGGTGGTGGCCATGGCTACGCTTGCGACCATCGTGCTTCTGCACACGCTGCTGGCTATCGGCTGCAAG CTGTACTTCTTCCAGACAGCAGTCGCCACATTGGGACCGGTTCCCACATCCCCCCCAGTTCACACAACATTGACGACCAAACACCACTGA
- the timm29 gene encoding mitochondrial import inner membrane translocase subunit Tim29, which yields MASLRVIRRMLCSAAETAAAPVSASRWERLKNSKAGVWCRSLASDYKEACREVVVGAWERPLKATVYAALLGGAWACFHTNPDRFSFEAALLERSGQLGLLSPWIRSASSDGHTQSLLKLRNEGRLRHLSLGVLTLVYHSDFDPDVSLYEAQCSNLSVPWREFPQRVLDVGFAGRWWILNSKMKDYDVNEGEFQHLPANMQATNPPSVQEVEKNERLHKESWLAVTMEEEVEKVKNEDTTNTVKQEETQS from the exons ATGGCTTCGCTGCGTGTAATAAGGAGGATGCTCTGTTCAGCGGCAGAAACCGCGGCTGCTCCAGTCTCTGCCAGTAGATGGGAACGATTAAAAAACAGCAAAGCGG gtgtctggtGTCGGAGTCTGGCTTCTGACTACAAGGAGGCTTGTCGAGAGGTGGTAGTTGGTGCATGGGAGCGGCCACTTAAAGCCACTGTGTACGCTGCTCTGCTGGGCGGAGCCTGGGCTTGTTTCCACACCAACCCCGATCGGTTTTCTTTTGAAGCAGCCCTGCTAGAACGCTCAGGCCAACTTGGACTGTTATCGCCGTGGATCCGCAGCGCATCCTCTGATGGCCACACGCAGAGTCTTCTGAAGCTTCGTAACGAAGGCCGCCTTCGCCACCTCAGTCTCGGTGTCCTTACTCTGGTTTACCACTCGGACTTTGATCCAGATGTTTCACTGTATGAAGCCCAGTGCTCCAATCTGTCAGTGCCCTGGAGAGAGTTCCCTCAGCGCGTGCTGGATGTGGGATTTGCAGGTCGCTGGTGGATTCTTAACTCGAAGATGAAGGACTATGATGTGAACGAGGGAGAATTTCAGCACCTGCCAGCTAACATGCAGGCTACCAATCCACCTAGTGTTCAAGAGGTGGAAAAGAATGAGAGGTTGCACAAAGAGTCGTGGTTGGCAGTAACaatggaggaagaggtggaaaaagtaaaaaatgaGGACACAACAAATacagtcaaacaggaagagactcaaagCTGA